One stretch of Harmonia axyridis chromosome 1, icHarAxyr1.1, whole genome shotgun sequence DNA includes these proteins:
- the LOC123682562 gene encoding uncharacterized protein LOC123682562 isoform X1: protein MYFILKYMDYHEFRQQSELDLQPPSTIQIGIRQKSDESSPTKMKSRSQTLSSIKQSTSVSTANALSTDLLPQPMLPENKEVLINPDCYLGSILDYICEVATVPRNLHFSMCTDSTDLLNVHDAPLSTPGLEFFIPKETYYVMLKDYDLDGNEVNYPLLYKNSEVYAYFMSKFNNGLPERQEPKISTTSSISNVKLKSKETIRSKETVKSKRIKSATTNKEGKTQPSTLPPIKK from the exons ATGTATTTCATACTAAAATACATGG ACTATCATGAATTCAGACAACAATCTGAATTAGATCTCCAGCCACCATCTACGATTCAAATAGGCATCAGACAAAAATCAGATGAATCAAGCCCTACCAAAATGAAAAGTCGAAGTCAGACATTATCCAGTATTAAACAAAGTACTTCTGTTAGTACAGCAAATGCCCTTTCTACCGATTTACTTCCTCAACCCATGCTTCCTGAAAACAAGGAAGTGTTGATAAATCCTGATTGTTACTTGGGATCCATTCTAGATTATATATGTGAGGTTGCTACTGTACCAAGGAATC TACATTTCTCTATGTGTACAGACTCAACCGATCTGTTGAATGTTCATGATGCACCACTTAGTACCCCAGGACTTGAATTCTTCATCCCAAAAGAAACGTATTATGTGATGTTGAAAGATT ATGATCTTGATGGGAACGAAGTAAATTATCCACTACTTTACAAGAACAGTGAAGTATATGCATATTTTATGTCCAAATTCAACAATGGATTACCTGAGCGACAAGAACCAAAG ATAAGTACTACTAGTTCCATATCCAATGTTAAATTGAAATCTAAAGAAACAATAAGATCTAAGGAAACTGTCAAATCGAAAAGAATCAAAAGTGCGACTACAAACAAAGAAGGTAAAACTCAGCCAAGCACATTACCTCCAATTAAGAAGTGA
- the LOC123682562 gene encoding uncharacterized protein LOC123682562 isoform X2 produces the protein MYFILKYMDYHEFRQQSELDLQPPSTIQIGIRQKSDESSPTKMKSRSQTLSSIKQSTSVSTANALSTDLLPQPMLPENKEVLINPDCYLGSILDYICEVATVPRNHSTDLLNVHDAPLSTPGLEFFIPKETYYVMLKDYDLDGNEVNYPLLYKNSEVYAYFMSKFNNGLPERQEPKISTTSSISNVKLKSKETIRSKETVKSKRIKSATTNKEGKTQPSTLPPIKK, from the exons ATGTATTTCATACTAAAATACATGG ACTATCATGAATTCAGACAACAATCTGAATTAGATCTCCAGCCACCATCTACGATTCAAATAGGCATCAGACAAAAATCAGATGAATCAAGCCCTACCAAAATGAAAAGTCGAAGTCAGACATTATCCAGTATTAAACAAAGTACTTCTGTTAGTACAGCAAATGCCCTTTCTACCGATTTACTTCCTCAACCCATGCTTCCTGAAAACAAGGAAGTGTTGATAAATCCTGATTGTTACTTGGGATCCATTCTAGATTATATATGTGAGGTTGCTACTGTACCAAGGAATC ACTCAACCGATCTGTTGAATGTTCATGATGCACCACTTAGTACCCCAGGACTTGAATTCTTCATCCCAAAAGAAACGTATTATGTGATGTTGAAAGATT ATGATCTTGATGGGAACGAAGTAAATTATCCACTACTTTACAAGAACAGTGAAGTATATGCATATTTTATGTCCAAATTCAACAATGGATTACCTGAGCGACAAGAACCAAAG ATAAGTACTACTAGTTCCATATCCAATGTTAAATTGAAATCTAAAGAAACAATAAGATCTAAGGAAACTGTCAAATCGAAAAGAATCAAAAGTGCGACTACAAACAAAGAAGGTAAAACTCAGCCAAGCACATTACCTCCAATTAAGAAGTGA
- the LOC123689069 gene encoding facilitated trehalose transporter Tret1-like: MATQYSYCVIFLATFGAFLAATVVGWSSPMMEKLKELDDNPLERKITSSESSWLSSLAILGSSVGCITVSMLGNKFGRKTVLISGGVAVLISYLTMTWTKTVYQLLIGRLFTGFGVGVIFSTLPIYFGEMAEAKNRGIISTSIVIFMNGGMIYSSIAGAYFSYLWFHLTLVAFSAIYTILLFIYGTETPYYMIRSDRSKAERILMKLRGYGQYDETLDQMEESLHTASKVSFMEILNSKSTIKTLIIGIGGITFAQLTGTSIMVAYTQTILKDAGVSIAPEDGPIILSIIQFVTSIIVCVVADKFPRKFLLAISHAGISFSQIPLGVYFNLKNSNYEGIEKISWLPLICMIIYAVMYCIGVGPILMTFLGELFAPKVKNAVVSWLIAYNLLGNFLMTFLYNDLESAMGKDYLLWISSACGFVAVVFVMLVMVETKGKTLQEIQDELNHRYNSPAK, translated from the coding sequence GAGCCTTCCTTGCAGCTACAGTCGTTGGTTGGTCATCGCCAATGATGGAGAAACTGAAGGAATTGGACGATAATCCCTTAGAAAGAAAAATAACTTCTTCAGAGAGTAGTTGGTTATCATCACTTGCAATTCTAGGCTCAAGTGTGGGTTGCATAACTGTCTCAATGCTTGGGAACAAATTTGGCCGAAAAACAGTTTTAATTTCGGGAGGTGTTGCAGTGCTGATTTCTTATTTGACGATGACCTGGACCAAAACCGTATACCAACTCCTTATAGGTAGACTCTTCACAGGTTTTGGAGTTGGTGTAATATTCTCAACATTGCCGATATATTTCGGTGAAATGGCAGAAGCGAAGAACAGAGGTATCATAAGCACTTCGATAGTAATTTTCATGAATGGAGGTATGATTTATTCCAGTATAGCAGGAGCTTACTTCTCTTATTTGTGGTTTCATTTAACTCTGGTAGCATTTTCTGCTATTTAcaccattttattattcatttacgGGACGGAGACTCCCTATTACATGATTAGATCTGATAGGTCCAAGGCTGAAAGGATCTTGATGAAACTAAGAGGCTATGGTCAATATGACGAAACCTTGGACCAAATGGAGGAATCTCTTCATACCGCATCTAAAGTATcttttatggaaattttgaatAGTAAATCCACCATAAAAACGCTTATCATAGGTATTGGTGGAATAACTTTCGCTCAACTCACTGGTACAAGCATAATGGTTGCTTATACCCAAACTATTTTGAAGGATGCTGGAGTAAGTATAGCTCCAGAAGATGGACCTATCATTTTAAGCATCATCCAATTCGTTACTTCCATAATTGTATGTGTAGTTGCTGACAAGTTCCCAAGAAAATTTCTCTTGGCTATTTCCCATGCTGGGATATCGTTTTCACAAATACCACTAGGTGTTTACTTCAATCTCAAAAATAGCAATTACGAAGGGATAGAAAAAATCTCTTGGCTGCCTTTAATTTGTATGATAATATACGCAGTGATGTATTGCATTGGTGTTGGACCGATCTTGATGACATTTTTAGGCGAGTTGTTTGCACCGAAAGTGAAGAACGCAGTTGTGTCTTGGTTGATAGCGTACAATTTGCTCGGAAATTTTCTAATGACATTTTTGTACAATGATTTGGAAAGTGCTATGGGAAAAGATTACTTACTTTGGATTTCATCAGCTTGTGGATTTGTAGCTGTGGTATTTGTTATGTTGGTCATGGTAGAAACGAAAGGTAAAACTCTTCAGGAGATCCAAGATGAACTCAATCATCGGTATAACTCTCCTGCAAAATGA